A stretch of uncultured Campylobacter sp. DNA encodes these proteins:
- a CDS encoding cytochrome c3 family protein yields MKHKAFLALCASMLLCSFAFSAGAPSAKITSLVDLNVTDELRAKHPLKPHHEKLSFTCLDCHEGQENDASKFKSIGDKGCISCHGDKKKIAKRLEYMDLLKANPHNSVHDGPTLYCDECHNEHKKSTNMCTECHEHEVPQWMGVTP; encoded by the coding sequence ATGAAACACAAAGCGTTTCTCGCCTTGTGCGCATCTATGTTATTATGCTCTTTTGCATTTAGCGCAGGTGCACCAAGCGCAAAGATAACGTCTTTAGTAGATCTTAACGTCACCGACGAGCTGCGAGCCAAACACCCTTTAAAGCCTCACCACGAAAAGCTAAGCTTCACCTGTCTTGATTGTCACGAAGGACAAGAAAACGACGCTAGTAAATTTAAATCCATAGGCGATAAAGGCTGTATATCCTGTCACGGCGACAAGAAAAAGATAGCTAAAAGACTAGAATACATGGATCTGCTAAAAGCAAATCCCCACAACTCGGTTCACGACGGCCCTACGCTATACTGCGACGAGTGCCACAACGAGCATAAAAAATCAACCAATATGTGCACGGAGTGCCACGAACACGAAGTTCCGCAATGGATGGGGGTAACGCCATGA
- a CDS encoding NapC/NirT family cytochrome c: protein MKISKKVLALIILVSGIIGFLVVLPVHYALEETSGEKFCVVCHEMDPMVIAYSNDVHSGKGKSGVRAKCVDCHIPHDNLAKYVLTKAKNGLMEGYVHFFKDPEAIDWHKNREKREHFVFDNGCVSCHTNLVDNKLTSSQAQKMHAHYQSLLNTDKQLTCASCHAEVGHSGLNNMLNYWKPEYKIYEKKAAIKKEEIKKAYFGEDYVGLKEVKTEDKEGNATKK from the coding sequence ATGAAAATTTCAAAGAAAGTACTAGCGCTTATTATATTAGTAAGCGGCATTATAGGGTTTTTGGTGGTACTTCCCGTGCATTACGCCCTAGAAGAAACTAGCGGAGAGAAGTTTTGCGTAGTGTGCCACGAGATGGATCCTATGGTTATAGCTTATAGTAACGACGTTCACAGCGGCAAAGGCAAAAGCGGAGTAAGGGCTAAATGCGTGGACTGCCACATACCTCACGACAATCTAGCCAAATACGTTTTAACTAAAGCTAAAAACGGACTAATGGAGGGATACGTTCATTTCTTTAAAGATCCGGAGGCTATAGACTGGCATAAAAATAGAGAGAAAAGAGAGCACTTCGTATTTGATAACGGTTGCGTTAGCTGCCATACGAATTTGGTGGATAATAAGCTAACGAGCTCGCAAGCTCAAAAGATGCACGCTCACTATCAAAGCTTGCTAAATACGGATAAGCAACTAACCTGCGCTAGCTGTCATGCCGAGGTAGGCCACAGCGGACTAAACAACATGCTAAACTACTGGAAGCCTGAATACAAAATCTACGAAAAGAAAGCCGCAATCAAAAAAGAAGAGATAAAGAAGGCATATTTCGGGGAGGATTATGTGGGGCTGAAAGAGGTGAAGACTGAAGATAAAGAAGGCAATGCCACCAAAAAGTAG
- the proB gene encoding glutamate 5-kinase: MGRKELLGGTKRIVVKIGTSTLTNADGSLNERLIKSLVAQICKLKDAGFCVALVSSGAVGAGMGLLGIAQRPKILSRKQALAAVGQVALMHLYERLFWAHDRIIAQLLLSRGDFSDRVRYLSVRNVCAELLSRGIVPIINENDPVVADELKVGDNDTLSALVAGLIDADLLVILSDIDGLYDKNPSEHADAKLLSFIEKIDEHVVKMAGGEGSKFGTGGMATKIAAAQMANQIGTSLIIANGRTDGILLKIAAGDEVGTLFSAGAARLSSRKYWLAYGAISKGAVIIDAGAAEAIKSGKSLLAVGIAEVRGEFERGEIVNVYATDGKLLAHGISNYSSGEFERIAGAKSDEIEHALGYKSDDDAIHADNIALQ, encoded by the coding sequence ATGGGTAGAAAAGAGCTTCTGGGCGGCACAAAACGTATCGTCGTAAAAATCGGTACCTCAACGCTTACCAATGCGGACGGTTCGCTAAATGAGCGGCTCATCAAAAGTCTAGTCGCGCAAATTTGCAAGCTAAAAGATGCGGGCTTTTGCGTGGCTTTGGTAAGCTCGGGCGCCGTGGGCGCGGGTATGGGGCTGCTCGGTATCGCGCAAAGACCTAAAATTTTAAGCCGCAAGCAGGCTCTAGCGGCGGTCGGACAGGTCGCACTGATGCATCTTTACGAGCGGCTATTTTGGGCGCATGACCGCATTATCGCGCAGCTGCTGTTAAGCCGAGGCGATTTTAGCGACAGGGTGCGCTATCTTAGCGTGCGAAACGTCTGCGCGGAGCTACTCTCGCGCGGCATCGTGCCGATCATAAACGAAAACGATCCCGTCGTAGCAGATGAACTTAAAGTGGGCGACAACGACACGCTAAGTGCGCTAGTAGCGGGGCTAATCGATGCTGATCTGCTCGTGATTTTAAGCGATATCGACGGGCTGTACGACAAAAATCCGAGCGAGCACGCGGACGCAAAACTTTTAAGCTTTATCGAAAAAATCGACGAGCACGTCGTCAAAATGGCAGGCGGCGAGGGCAGTAAATTCGGCACGGGCGGCATGGCGACCAAGATCGCGGCGGCGCAAATGGCAAATCAGATCGGCACTAGCCTGATCATCGCAAACGGGCGTACGGACGGAATTTTGCTTAAAATAGCGGCGGGCGACGAGGTCGGTACCCTCTTTAGCGCGGGCGCAGCGCGGCTTAGCTCGCGTAAATACTGGCTCGCATACGGCGCGATTAGCAAAGGCGCGGTGATTATCGACGCGGGTGCGGCAGAGGCGATAAAATCGGGCAAAAGCCTGCTTGCGGTCGGGATTGCCGAGGTGCGCGGCGAGTTTGAGCGCGGCGAGATCGTAAACGTCTACGCGACCGACGGCAAGCTGCTGGCGCACGGTATTAGCAACTATTCAAGCGGCGAGTTTGAGCGCATAGCGGGCGCAAAAAGCGATGAGATAGAGCATGCTTTAGGCTACAAAAGCGACGATGACGCGATCCACGCGGATAATATCGCACTGCAATGA
- a CDS encoding glutamate-5-semialdehyde dehydrogenase has translation MNEILDICKRAKAAYGELLRLGSKAKFEILNAVADELLAQKDAIKAANAKDLANGEKSGLSAALLDRLRLTDARTEAMAQGVRDVAGFAEVVGENLGGWSHPNGMQISRVRVPLGVLGIIYESRPNVSIDAAALALKSGNAAILRGSASALNSNIFLVNLFNEAGAKFGLPTGAVQLVESADREVVAQMAKMSEYIDVLIPRGGKNLKDFIAQNATVPIIMTGEGVCHIFVDESANLSEAAKIIKNAKTQRPSVCNAVECVLLHERVAGEILPELVREMPEVEFRVSSELFNACESELRGAKNVKLAGESDFGAEFLDLVLAVRAVRDTNEAIGFINAHSSGHSDAILSEDYANVERFLNEVGSAVVYANASTRFSDGSEFGFGGEIGISTQKLHARGPMGVRELTTYKYVVRGGGQIR, from the coding sequence ATGAACGAAATTTTAGATATCTGTAAGCGCGCAAAGGCCGCTTACGGCGAGCTTTTGAGACTTGGTAGCAAGGCTAAATTTGAAATTTTAAACGCCGTGGCGGATGAGCTGCTCGCGCAAAAGGACGCGATAAAAGCGGCAAACGCCAAAGACCTTGCAAACGGCGAGAAATCGGGCTTGAGTGCGGCGTTGCTGGACCGCCTAAGGCTAACCGACGCCCGCACCGAGGCTATGGCGCAGGGCGTGCGCGATGTGGCGGGCTTCGCCGAAGTCGTGGGCGAGAATCTAGGCGGCTGGAGCCATCCAAACGGCATGCAAATCAGCCGCGTGCGCGTGCCGCTGGGGGTGCTTGGTATCATCTATGAGAGCCGTCCAAACGTCAGCATCGACGCGGCGGCTCTGGCGCTAAAAAGCGGCAATGCAGCGATCCTGCGAGGCAGTGCTAGTGCGCTAAACTCAAACATCTTTTTAGTAAATTTATTTAACGAGGCGGGGGCGAAATTCGGTTTGCCGACGGGCGCAGTGCAGCTCGTGGAGAGCGCAGATCGCGAAGTAGTGGCGCAAATGGCGAAAATGAGTGAGTATATCGACGTTTTGATACCGCGCGGCGGCAAAAATTTAAAAGATTTTATCGCGCAAAACGCGACCGTACCGATCATCATGACGGGTGAGGGAGTTTGCCACATCTTTGTCGATGAGAGCGCAAATTTGAGCGAAGCGGCAAAGATAATCAAAAACGCCAAAACCCAGCGTCCAAGCGTCTGTAACGCCGTTGAGTGCGTGCTTTTGCATGAGCGCGTGGCGGGCGAAATTTTGCCTGAGCTTGTGCGCGAAATGCCAGAGGTCGAGTTTCGCGTGAGTTCGGAGCTTTTTAATGCGTGCGAGTCGGAGCTGCGAGGCGCTAAAAACGTCAAACTTGCAGGCGAGAGCGACTTTGGTGCCGAGTTTTTGGATCTCGTGCTAGCCGTGCGCGCGGTGCGGGATACGAACGAGGCGATCGGCTTTATAAACGCGCATTCCAGCGGGCATTCGGACGCGATTTTAAGCGAGGATTACGCAAACGTCGAGCGGTTTTTAAACGAAGTCGGCAGCGCGGTCGTCTATGCCAACGCCTCGACGCGCTTTAGCGACGGCAGCGAGTTCGGTTTTGGCGGCGAGATCGGCATCAGCACGCAAAAGCTGCATGCCAGAGGGCCGATGGGGGTGAGGGAGCTTACGACCTATAAATACGTCGTCCGCGGAGGCGGGCAAATTCGCTAG
- a CDS encoding amino acid ABC transporter substrate-binding protein: MKIFKALLATALITATLGAKTLKEGTLVIATEGTYSPYSFYDEKNNLTGFDVDIARALAKELGLKAEFLTAPWDAMFAAFDAGKADIAMNQVSITQERKKKYNFSEPYTVAYAALVVRADNEGIKSFADLKGKKSVHSATSNWADMARNYGAEIVTADGFSKGVELIIARRADATINDNITFFDYMKQRPNAPLKIAAQGNEPIYSAVLLKKDDELTAQINSALKSLKQKGVLKEISLKYFGKDITE; encoded by the coding sequence ATGAAAATATTTAAAGCCCTGCTCGCAACAGCGCTGATCACCGCCACCTTAGGCGCTAAGACGCTCAAAGAGGGCACGCTCGTAATAGCCACGGAGGGGACTTACTCGCCGTATTCTTTCTATGACGAGAAAAATAATCTTACCGGCTTTGATGTCGATATCGCTCGCGCGCTGGCAAAAGAGCTAGGGCTAAAGGCGGAATTTTTAACCGCGCCGTGGGATGCGATGTTTGCAGCATTTGATGCAGGCAAAGCGGACATAGCGATGAATCAAGTAAGTATAACGCAGGAACGCAAGAAAAAATATAATTTCAGCGAGCCTTATACTGTGGCTTATGCTGCGCTAGTAGTGCGAGCTGACAATGAAGGGATTAAGAGTTTTGCGGATCTTAAAGGCAAAAAAAGCGTCCACTCCGCTACCAGTAACTGGGCTGACATGGCGCGCAACTATGGCGCTGAGATCGTCACAGCAGACGGATTTAGCAAGGGTGTGGAGCTTATCATAGCTCGCCGCGCAGACGCTACGATCAACGACAATATCACATTTTTTGACTATATGAAGCAGCGCCCGAACGCCCCGCTAAAGATCGCAGCTCAAGGCAATGAGCCGATCTATTCCGCCGTGCTGCTTAAAAAGGACGACGAGCTGACGGCGCAGATAAATTCCGCGCTAAAATCGCTAAAGCAAAAAGGCGTGCTGAAAGAAATTTCACTTAAATATTTTGGCAAAGACATTACGGAATAA
- a CDS encoding amino acid ABC transporter substrate-binding protein, with protein MKNLIKTLLACALLICGANSKTLREGTLKVATEGTFSPFSYYNDKNELVGYDVDVARAVAEKLGLKIEFLTAPWDAMLAAFDAGKADAVFNQVSITDERKKKYEYSVPYTVVYGAIIVHKDNNDIKSFEDLKGKKNADSATSNWAQVAKKYGAQNVTVDSFAKSMELLIARRVDTVVRDNTVFYDFLKQRPDAPIKIAAKLKDVDYSAAIVQKGNKELADQISKALNELKAEGKLKEISLKYFGKDVSE; from the coding sequence ATGAAAAATTTAATAAAAACTTTGCTTGCGTGCGCGCTTTTAATATGCGGCGCAAACTCTAAAACACTACGCGAAGGTACGCTTAAAGTGGCTACGGAAGGCACCTTTTCGCCATTTTCGTATTATAACGACAAAAATGAGCTCGTAGGATACGACGTAGATGTCGCGCGCGCAGTCGCCGAAAAGCTTGGTCTAAAAATAGAATTTCTAACCGCGCCTTGGGATGCGATGCTTGCAGCATTTGATGCAGGCAAGGCAGACGCTGTGTTTAATCAAGTAAGCATTACTGATGAGCGCAAGAAAAAATATGAGTATTCTGTGCCCTACACCGTCGTTTACGGAGCTATCATCGTGCATAAAGATAACAACGACATTAAAAGCTTCGAGGATTTAAAAGGCAAGAAAAATGCGGACTCCGCTACCAGCAACTGGGCGCAAGTCGCTAAAAAATACGGCGCGCAAAACGTAACCGTCGATAGTTTCGCCAAAAGTATGGAGCTGCTGATCGCTCGCCGCGTAGATACCGTCGTGCGCGACAATACCGTATTTTACGACTTTTTAAAGCAGCGCCCGGACGCTCCGATTAAAATCGCTGCAAAGCTAAAAGACGTCGATTATAGCGCTGCAATAGTTCAAAAGGGCAATAAAGAGCTCGCAGATCAAATCAGCAAAGCCTTAAACGAACTCAAAGCCGAAGGCAAGCTAAAAGAAATTTCGCTTAAATATTTCGGCAAAGATGTGAGTGAATGA
- a CDS encoding amino acid ABC transporter permease encodes MNETSRILELVSSSLEPMALALLQVTIPLTIISFLLGLVLAVLTAVARIANFKILKQLSEIYIWIFRGTPLLVQLFIVYFGLPIVGITLDVWAAAIITFSLNIGAYASEAVRAAILSVPKGQWEAATSLGMSYAQILRRIIAPQAARISLPPLSNIFISTLKDTSLVASITMVDMFMVAQRIAARAFDPLTLYVLAALFYLAVCTLLTFLQSKLERRFSRFV; translated from the coding sequence ATGAACGAAACAAGCAGAATTCTAGAGCTTGTTAGCAGCTCGCTAGAGCCGATGGCACTAGCCCTGCTGCAAGTTACGATCCCGCTTACGATAATCTCATTTCTGCTCGGGCTTGTGCTTGCGGTGCTGACGGCGGTCGCACGCATCGCAAATTTTAAAATTTTAAAACAGCTAAGCGAAATTTATATTTGGATTTTTCGCGGCACTCCGCTTTTGGTGCAGCTTTTTATCGTCTATTTCGGGCTTCCAATCGTTGGGATCACACTTGATGTTTGGGCTGCTGCGATCATTACCTTTAGCCTCAATATCGGCGCTTACGCTTCAGAGGCGGTGCGAGCTGCGATCCTATCAGTGCCAAAGGGGCAATGGGAGGCGGCTACCTCTTTAGGCATGAGCTACGCTCAAATTCTGCGCCGCATCATCGCTCCGCAAGCAGCGCGCATATCGCTGCCGCCGCTATCAAATATATTTATCTCTACGCTTAAAGACACCTCGCTCGTAGCCTCGATTACGATGGTTGATATGTTTATGGTCGCTCAACGTATCGCCGCACGGGCATTCGATCCGCTTACGCTATACGTGCTGGCGGCGCTATTTTATCTAGCGGTCTGCACCCTTCTTACGTTCTTACAATCCAAGCTAGAGCGACGATTTTCAAGGTTCGTGTGA
- a CDS encoding amino acid ABC transporter ATP-binding protein — protein MIKFTNLTKRFGDHVVLNGLSLEFRDGQTTVILGSSGSGKSTMLRCINLLEIPSGGELQLGEFKINFDAPHKTSEYHPFRAHTGMVFQSFNLFPHLNVLQNVIEAPVHVLKQPRELAEANAMALLKKVGMADKASAYPARLSGGQSQRVAIARALAMQPEFLLLDEPTSALDPELEAQVLKTIAELAAEDRSLIIVTHNMGFARKIADRILFLDGGVIAFDGDAEEFFGSSDERIAKFIGAMSF, from the coding sequence ATGATAAAATTTACGAACTTAACTAAGCGCTTCGGCGATCACGTCGTGCTAAATGGGCTAAGCTTAGAATTTCGCGATGGGCAAACGACAGTGATTTTAGGAAGCTCCGGCTCCGGCAAATCCACGATGCTGCGCTGCATAAATCTGCTCGAAATTCCAAGTGGCGGCGAGCTACAGCTAGGCGAGTTTAAGATAAATTTCGACGCTCCGCATAAAACAAGTGAATATCATCCGTTCCGCGCGCATACGGGCATGGTTTTTCAAAGCTTCAATCTCTTTCCGCACCTCAACGTCTTGCAAAACGTCATCGAAGCGCCCGTACACGTGCTAAAGCAGCCACGCGAGCTTGCCGAGGCAAATGCAATGGCGCTGCTAAAAAAAGTCGGCATGGCGGATAAAGCAAGCGCGTATCCGGCTCGCCTCTCCGGCGGTCAGAGCCAGCGCGTGGCGATCGCGCGGGCGCTTGCGATGCAGCCTGAGTTTTTGCTGCTGGATGAGCCTACGAGCGCGCTTGATCCCGAGCTTGAGGCACAGGTGCTAAAGACTATCGCTGAGCTTGCCGCAGAGGATCGCTCGCTTATCATCGTCACGCACAATATGGGCTTTGCGCGCAAGATCGCAGATAGAATTTTATTCTTAGACGGCGGAGTTATCGCATTCGACGGCGACGCAGAGGAATTCTTCGGTAGCAGCGATGAGCGCATAGCTAAATTTATCGGAGCGATGAGCTTTTAA
- a CDS encoding PLP-dependent aspartate aminotransferase family protein produces MKIDTLIVKGIEAKSNPHNAVIPPIYLASTFVQESLDDFGKYAYSRGANPTRNAFEELFAKFEGSKYAFALASGMAATSAAFALLKSGDRVLLNNNVYGGTYRYVSGIFKNQGVNYDLVDDLNSISEIPSDVKMVFIETPSNPLLRVTDIERISELAHKNGALVVMDNTFLTPYYQRPLEHGADVVVYSATKYIGGHADLIAGIVTTNDDELAARIQFMKNTLGATLSPTDAYSLIRGLKTLSVRFDRQSENTLKIIEFLRGNPAVEAVNFAGSHSANEKEIQNRQASGIGAVISIVLKPQYDYKTFARSLELFDLAVSLGGVESLICHPASMTHESYPRELQERIGISQNLLRLAIGIENADDLIADLTAALEKSKK; encoded by the coding sequence ATGAAAATAGATACCCTAATCGTAAAGGGCATAGAGGCTAAGTCCAACCCTCACAACGCGGTGATTCCGCCGATATATCTAGCCAGCACCTTCGTGCAAGAAAGCCTGGATGATTTCGGCAAATACGCCTATTCGCGCGGCGCAAATCCTACGCGCAACGCCTTCGAAGAGCTTTTCGCAAAATTTGAAGGTAGCAAATACGCCTTCGCGCTAGCCTCGGGTATGGCAGCTACGAGCGCTGCGTTTGCGCTGCTTAAAAGCGGCGATCGCGTGCTGCTAAATAACAACGTTTACGGCGGCACCTATCGCTACGTAAGCGGGATTTTTAAAAATCAAGGGGTCAATTACGACTTGGTGGACGATCTGAATTCGATCAGCGAAATTCCGAGCGACGTCAAAATGGTCTTCATCGAGACTCCGTCAAATCCGCTTTTGCGAGTAACCGATATTGAGCGCATCAGCGAGCTCGCGCACAAAAACGGCGCGCTTGTGGTTATGGATAATACCTTTTTGACCCCATATTATCAGCGCCCGCTAGAACACGGCGCAGACGTCGTGGTTTATAGCGCGACCAAATACATAGGCGGGCATGCCGATCTGATCGCCGGCATCGTTACGACGAACGACGATGAGCTTGCCGCAAGAATTCAGTTTATGAAAAACACTCTGGGCGCGACGCTATCGCCTACCGACGCGTATTCGCTCATACGCGGGCTTAAAACGCTAAGCGTGCGCTTCGACCGTCAGAGCGAAAATACGCTAAAGATAATAGAATTTTTACGCGGCAATCCTGCGGTAGAGGCGGTAAATTTTGCAGGCTCGCATTCGGCTAACGAAAAAGAGATACAAAATCGCCAAGCTAGCGGTATTGGAGCGGTCATCTCGATAGTGCTTAAGCCGCAATACGACTATAAAACCTTTGCGCGCAGCCTTGAGCTATTTGATCTAGCCGTGAGCCTGGGCGGCGTAGAGAGCCTGATCTGCCATCCTGCGTCGATGACGCACGAGAGCTATCCGCGCGAGCTGCAAGAGCGCATCGGCATCAGTCAAAATTTGCTGCGCCTAGCCATAGGCATCGAAAACGCTGACGATCTCATAGCCGACCTTACCGCCGCGCTAGAAAAATCTAAAAAATAG
- the polA gene encoding DNA polymerase I, whose translation MQTITIIDTFGFFFRLYYAMSGLKTKDGKPSGMVSGFASFIANLSKEFKSDYIIFTLDSKGKTFRSDIDPNYKTNRQAPPPALLQQLPVCIEMIEKMGLYSLGREGYEADDLIASVVKKYGATHKINIVTSDKDLYQLIGENVKIYSHGKKMLYGREECLQRYGVYPEQIVDFLAICGDSADNIPGVRGIGDKGAKKLLDEWGSLDDIYSNLDRLPQNKQREYLIEGKQSAYISKRLATLYDKLEIPPLEDAKFPQQNPLFKIREILKDYALNRLLSALSLQEQNGLDLWGEGKGASTKRSVLGAGGKGSGTEPSRGGSILDAAVGGLDGQNSIFGGSACGGQSCESAFKTPFEPICITDAAELARLCEDVSAETLVSFDTETTSVDSKSAKIVGFSFAFNEERAYYVPLAHSYLGAPAQISSDAAKAAIGSLFRGYVVGQNLKYDFEIVKNNFNIEPPARFADTMVLAWLLDPANAVGMDSISPRYLGYVTVHFGDVVKKGETFASVELDAATIYASEDAWVTLRLYFKLKGLLEPALFKLAQELEFPFVRVLWQMQRCGIKIDAEMIKSFIGRNEKSLRALTDEIYELCGEQFNINSPAQLGAVLFERLGLPAAKRTKTGYSTDESVLKDLTALHPAVSKILDYRELFKLQSTYCEPLLQLALADAQNRVRSNFLQTGTATGRLASKNPNLQNIPARGTFAKDVRDCFLADEGYSLISLDYSQIELRLLAHFSRDPALLAAFRADEDIHARTAISIFGDAQPAHRTIAKSINFGLIYGMGAGKLSDSLGIARAEAKGYIERYFAAFCTIKEFLQSIKSDAKADGYVSTLLGRRRYFDFANARNNMVYASYEREAVNTKFQGSAADIIKKAMVEISPLLSDEARLILQIHDELIFEVRDDLAQSFGERAQEIMQSAASLNVPLKTSLNIAKRWGELK comes from the coding sequence ATGCAGACCATCACGATCATCGATACGTTCGGCTTTTTTTTCAGGCTCTACTACGCTATGAGCGGGCTTAAGACCAAAGACGGCAAACCCAGCGGCATGGTGAGCGGATTTGCGAGCTTCATCGCAAATCTTTCGAAGGAATTTAAGAGCGATTATATAATTTTCACTCTGGATAGCAAGGGCAAGACCTTCCGCTCGGATATCGACCCGAACTACAAAACCAACCGCCAAGCCCCGCCGCCCGCGCTTTTGCAGCAGCTGCCCGTCTGTATCGAGATGATCGAAAAGATGGGGCTTTACTCGCTCGGACGCGAGGGCTATGAGGCGGACGATCTCATCGCAAGCGTCGTTAAAAAGTACGGCGCCACGCATAAAATCAACATCGTTACCTCCGACAAGGACCTCTATCAGCTCATCGGCGAAAACGTTAAAATTTACAGCCATGGCAAAAAGATGCTTTACGGAAGGGAGGAGTGCTTGCAGCGCTACGGCGTCTATCCCGAACAGATCGTGGATTTTTTGGCGATCTGCGGCGACAGCGCCGATAATATCCCGGGCGTGCGCGGCATCGGCGATAAGGGAGCGAAGAAGCTTTTAGACGAATGGGGCTCGCTCGATGATATCTATTCAAATTTAGACCGCCTGCCGCAAAACAAACAGCGCGAGTATCTGATAGAAGGTAAGCAGAGCGCCTACATAAGCAAGCGCCTGGCTACGCTTTACGACAAGCTGGAAATCCCGCCTTTGGAGGACGCAAAATTTCCGCAGCAAAATCCGCTTTTTAAAATCCGCGAAATTTTAAAAGACTACGCGCTAAACAGACTGCTGTCCGCGTTAAGCCTGCAGGAGCAGAACGGACTTGATCTTTGGGGCGAGGGTAAAGGCGCAAGCACAAAAAGATCCGTTTTGGGCGCGGGCGGCAAAGGCTCCGGCACAGAGCCGTCTCGCGGCGGCTCTATCTTAGACGCTGCCGTAGGAGGGCTAGACGGGCAAAATTCTATCTTTGGCGGTTCCGCTTGCGGCGGGCAAAGCTGCGAGAGCGCTTTTAAAACGCCATTTGAGCCTATTTGCATTACCGATGCAGCGGAGCTTGCGAGGCTGTGCGAAGACGTTAGCGCCGAGACATTAGTGAGCTTCGATACGGAAACCACTAGCGTCGATAGCAAAAGCGCCAAGATCGTGGGCTTTTCGTTTGCATTTAACGAGGAGCGCGCCTACTACGTCCCGCTCGCGCATAGCTATTTGGGCGCTCCGGCTCAAATTTCTTCGGACGCGGCAAAGGCCGCGATCGGCTCGCTGTTTCGCGGATATGTCGTGGGGCAAAATTTAAAATACGATTTTGAGATCGTGAAAAATAATTTTAATATCGAGCCACCCGCGCGCTTTGCCGATACGATGGTGCTAGCATGGCTGCTCGATCCCGCAAACGCCGTGGGGATGGACTCTATCTCGCCGCGGTATCTGGGGTACGTGACTGTGCATTTCGGCGACGTCGTCAAAAAGGGCGAGACCTTCGCCTCCGTGGAGCTGGACGCCGCTACGATCTATGCAAGCGAGGATGCGTGGGTGACGCTGAGGCTGTATTTTAAGCTCAAGGGACTGTTAGAGCCCGCACTTTTTAAGCTCGCGCAGGAGCTTGAGTTTCCATTCGTGCGGGTGCTTTGGCAGATGCAAAGATGCGGCATCAAGATCGACGCGGAGATGATAAAGAGCTTTATCGGGCGGAACGAAAAGTCCCTGCGAGCGCTCACGGATGAAATTTATGAGCTTTGCGGCGAGCAGTTTAACATCAACTCTCCCGCTCAGCTCGGCGCCGTGCTTTTCGAGCGGCTTGGGCTTCCTGCCGCAAAGCGCACCAAGACGGGCTATAGCACCGATGAAAGCGTGCTAAAGGATCTTACGGCGCTGCATCCCGCGGTAAGTAAAATTTTAGACTACCGCGAGCTGTTTAAGCTGCAAAGCACCTACTGCGAGCCGCTGCTGCAGCTTGCCCTGGCCGATGCGCAAAACCGCGTCAGATCGAATTTCTTGCAGACCGGCACGGCCACCGGGAGGTTAGCGAGCAAAAATCCGAACCTTCAAAATATCCCCGCGCGCGGCACGTTTGCGAAGGACGTGCGAGACTGCTTCCTAGCAGACGAAGGCTACTCGCTAATCTCGCTTGATTACTCGCAGATCGAGCTGCGCCTGCTAGCGCACTTTTCGCGCGATCCTGCGCTTTTGGCGGCGTTTAGGGCGGATGAGGACATTCACGCGCGCACGGCGATCAGCATCTTCGGCGACGCACAGCCCGCGCACCGCACGATTGCAAAGAGCATAAATTTCGGCCTCATCTACGGCATGGGCGCGGGTAAGCTAAGCGATAGTCTAGGCATCGCGCGCGCCGAGGCGAAGGGCTATATCGAGCGCTATTTCGCGGCGTTTTGCACGATCAAGGAGTTTTTGCAAAGCATAAAATCAGACGCGAAAGCAGACGGCTACGTAAGCACGCTTTTGGGGCGTAGGCGCTACTTCGATTTCGCAAACGCACGAAACAACATGGTCTATGCGAGCTACGAGCGCGAGGCGGTGAATACGAAATTCCAAGGCTCCGCCGCCGACATTATTAAAAAGGCGATGGTCGAGATTTCGCCGCTACTAAGCGACGAGGCGCGGCTGATTTTGCAGATCCACGATGAGCTGATTTTTGAGGTGCGGGACGATTTGGCGCAGAGCTTCGGCGAGCGCGCGCAGGAGATAATGCAAAGCGCGGCAAGCCTAAACGTGCCGCTTAAGACAAGCCTAAATATCGCCAAGCGCTGGGGCGAGCTGAAGTAA